A single Anopheles maculipalpis chromosome 3RL, idAnoMacuDA_375_x, whole genome shotgun sequence DNA region contains:
- the LOC126564923 gene encoding neuroguidin: protein MVQALDEYDIQPDLPQALRLLDEMNNNFKQVSDLVGNMLQRVKTGELSTEYGLNFLEIKYHMLLNYLINLTYVVLRKCSGHRIEKDPSIDRLIEIRTVLEKIRPIDYKLRYQIDKLVKTAVTGSSTGTADPTAFRANPANLMSQMPAPGEEAGTGSTAAGEGGPDTDDGAESDSSAMVMLKLKRAKEAAKKGGAAGRGDSEEDGGAARRSKSDVYVPPKLTSMPYEEDTKADRARKQLERAKKRALGSSLIQDLKDEYLDTPVELSSSSRAQQILSRREREREEYEETYLTRLPVTKADKHRSRKLTTLASLGDELTSFTDISVLNEDYPSTSTGGSGGKKRKAGKVNKKHGKKRRFR from the exons atggtgCAG GCACTGGACGAGTATGACATACAGCCGGATCTGCCGCAGGCGCTACGATTGCTAGACGAAATGAACAACAACTTCAAGCAGGTGTCCGATCTGGTGGGCAATATGCTGCAGCGGGTGAAAACTGGCGAGCTATCGACCGAGTATGGGCTAAACTTTCTCGAAATCAAGTACCACATGCTGCTGAACTATCTCATCAATCTGACGTACGTGGTGCTGCGCAAATGTTCTG GACACCGAATCGAGAAGGATCCATCGATCGACCGATTGATTGAAATACGAACCGTGCTGGAAAAGATCCGACCCATCGACTACAAGCTACGCTATCAGATCGACAAGCTGGTGAAAACGGCAGTGACAGGCAGCAGTACGGGCACCGCCGACCCTACTGCGTTCCGTGCCAACCCGGCCAACCTTATGTCACAGATGCCGGCACCGGGTGAGGAAGCCGGCACGGGCAGTACGGCCGCTGGTGAGGGTGGTCCCGATACAGACGATGGTGCCGAATCGGACAGTTCGGCTATGGTGATGCTGAAGCTGAAGCGTGCCAAGGAAGCGGCCAAAAAGGGAGGAGCAGCTGGCCGTGGTGACAGTGAGGAGGACGGTGGGGCAGCGCGACGCAGCAAGTCAGACGTGTACGTACCACCGAAACTGACATCGATGCCTTACGAGGAAGACACAAAGGCGGATCGGGCACGAAAGCAGCTGGAGCGAGCAAAAAAGCGTGCCCTCGGCTCGTCACTGATACAGGATCTGAAGGACGAGTATCTGGACACGCCGGTGGAACTGTCGAGCAGTTCCCGTGCGCAGCAAATACTATCTCGACGCGAGCGTGAGCGGGAGGAGTATGAGGAGACGTACCTTACGCGTCTTCCGGTTACGAAAGCAGATAAACATCGCAGCAGGAAGCTAACGACGCTTG CTTCATTGGGTGACGAACTGACCAGCTTCACCGATATAAGCGTGCTCAACGAAGACTACCCTTCTACGTCTACGGGTGGTAGCGGTGGCAAAAAACGTAAAGCCGgtaaagtgaataaaaaacaCGGTAAGAAACGTCGCTTCCGTTAA